From Patescibacteria group bacterium, the proteins below share one genomic window:
- a CDS encoding glycosyltransferase, with translation MYRRRAIKEERKRRFTTPKESIMRGPMRVLVWACGFETRFAGPYIAAEAKRQGLEVRVCGSRENPRQMLPVLESYKPDLVLSCAIRPQLRGYYDIIRATGAKLALWYPDMTEARRDRMWRNYLDNATDVLIFSILETAQRYQELAPTVLWMPQYFDHRFCSDANGNLPKRLDPSKPIYDVCFIGSCDPLRDHWLDHLEQRYRCFFHRDGIKNRHELRGYRMAEVYAQSKIAINIQRELFMNCGSFVTSNRMYNAMGSGAFYINHVVKDLDLVFTPGKHCVMHADTLNDLCWMIDEFLREERLREEIAYAGQQEVLKHHTLEQRVKEYWTVFQAVVDGKAGSIPPGAFGQWVKK, from the coding sequence ATGTATAGACGACGAGCTATCAAAGAAGAACGTAAACGACGATTTACTACACCGAAGGAGTCCATTATGCGTGGACCAATGCGGGTATTGGTTTGGGCTTGTGGCTTTGAAACGCGTTTTGCTGGTCCTTATATCGCGGCCGAAGCCAAACGACAGGGACTTGAGGTTCGTGTGTGTGGCAGTCGTGAAAATCCACGGCAAATGTTGCCGGTGTTGGAATCGTATAAGCCCGATCTCGTGCTGTCCTGCGCCATTCGGCCACAATTACGTGGCTATTATGATATCATTCGTGCGACTGGTGCGAAATTAGCGTTGTGGTATCCGGATATGACGGAAGCGCGTCGTGATCGTATGTGGCGGAACTATCTGGATAATGCCACCGACGTGCTAATCTTTTCCATTTTGGAAACGGCGCAGCGTTATCAGGAGTTGGCTCCCACTGTGCTGTGGATGCCGCAGTATTTTGACCACCGTTTTTGTTCGGATGCTAATGGCAACTTGCCAAAAAGATTGGACCCCAGCAAGCCGATTTACGATGTGTGTTTCATCGGTTCGTGTGACCCGTTACGTGATCATTGGTTGGACCACTTGGAACAACGTTATCGGTGTTTTTTCCACCGAGACGGCATCAAAAATCGGCATGAACTACGTGGTTATCGCATGGCCGAAGTTTATGCCCAAAGCAAAATTGCAATCAATATACAACGGGAGTTGTTTATGAATTGCGGCTCGTTCGTTACCAGTAATCGCATGTATAATGCCATGGGCAGTGGTGCTTTCTACATCAACCATGTCGTCAAAGACCTTGATTTGGTCTTTACTCCGGGTAAACATTGTGTGATGCACGCCGACACGTTGAACGATTTGTGCTGGATGATCGACGAGTTTCTGCGTGAAGAACGACTACGTGAAGAGATCGCGTATGCGGGCCAACAGGAAGTGCTCAAACATCACACGCTGGAACAGCGCGTCAAGGAATACTGGACTGTATTTCAGGCTGTGGTTGATGGAAAAGCGGGCAGTATTCCTCCGGGTGCTTTTGGCCAATGGGTGAAGAAATGA
- a CDS encoding DNA polymerase, producing the protein MHEDTAPLEAEVIQALTHWDATSRYRDIVSTKDLERIVRTSAKITEMSLDTETTGIDTITAKAHGYSFSFEPHVAFWVPIRMDPQLRLLAQLVKGKRVIFFNAGYDLAIVEKNKVRIPEAMICDLMIACFFRDVLGYKLNPGLKAQAKVILGGMTTLELKDIIAANTGKKPKSNEIDFTLLDERQQRIYGCQDADLTMQLWRDPSVQAAVNLRPDIWKLEHRLIRPIMEMYANGVGIDLKLNTKFDAMLEKACDDLSRKAHKMALKDCATVKGEDGEPVFTNEELARLTRKKGLNLGSFQQKQLLLFEELGLPHTRRVASGWSTDQEALSDIEGEHDIVPVVMQYNRVVSRRTMYTKKLPDLVNPVTGRIHPSLWATGVKSGRFSCSHPNMQGISKDHAADDIVQIREVFVPAKGNVLTSADYSQIELRIAASLSREPVLCNAYNAGNVDVHRQMASEIYKVPLAKVTPNQRDIAKTANFSILTGISAYTLSARNREMLPTQKDAQDVIDRWFDALPTLTLWIEHIKRTARVQERIDTYFGRPRPFPEIQHPNPDSVIKRMNSLRANAWAEDKSDGELEEIAIRSLTAGHERKALSHVIQGTAADIMKITIVNVRNHIKKAKLPVKMLLTVHDELLFEHPQKVTKEFHALLQEVMTFKQLGSGWVPLTVDINSGKNWAVAH; encoded by the coding sequence ATGCACGAAGACACCGCACCACTTGAAGCGGAGGTGATTCAGGCGTTGACGCATTGGGATGCGACTTCGCGCTATCGAGACATCGTTAGCACGAAAGATTTGGAACGCATTGTGCGAACCAGTGCCAAGATCACAGAAATGAGCCTTGATACGGAAACAACGGGCATCGACACCATCACTGCCAAGGCTCATGGTTATTCATTCAGTTTTGAGCCACACGTCGCATTTTGGGTGCCGATTAGGATGGACCCACAGTTGCGGCTGTTGGCTCAACTGGTCAAAGGCAAACGTGTGATTTTTTTCAACGCGGGCTATGATTTGGCCATCGTTGAGAAAAATAAAGTACGCATTCCGGAGGCCATGATATGCGATCTCATGATTGCCTGTTTCTTTCGGGACGTTCTGGGATACAAACTCAATCCCGGACTGAAAGCGCAAGCCAAAGTCATATTGGGTGGCATGACGACATTGGAATTGAAGGACATCATCGCGGCCAACACCGGCAAAAAGCCAAAAAGTAACGAGATCGATTTCACATTGTTGGATGAGCGGCAACAACGCATTTATGGCTGCCAAGATGCGGATTTGACGATGCAGTTGTGGCGTGACCCCAGCGTCCAAGCGGCCGTTAATCTCCGGCCCGACATTTGGAAACTGGAGCATCGGCTCATTCGGCCCATTATGGAAATGTATGCAAATGGTGTGGGCATCGACCTCAAACTCAACACCAAGTTTGATGCCATGCTGGAAAAGGCGTGTGATGACCTAAGTCGCAAAGCGCATAAAATGGCTCTTAAGGATTGTGCTACAGTGAAGGGTGAAGATGGCGAACCAGTTTTTACCAATGAGGAACTTGCACGTTTGACGCGTAAAAAAGGTTTGAACTTGGGTTCTTTCCAACAGAAACAACTATTGCTGTTTGAAGAACTTGGGTTACCACATACGCGTCGTGTGGCATCGGGTTGGAGTACCGATCAGGAAGCGTTATCAGATATTGAAGGTGAACACGATATCGTGCCGGTCGTTATGCAGTATAATCGGGTAGTGTCTCGTCGTACGATGTACACGAAAAAGCTACCCGATCTGGTCAATCCGGTAACTGGTCGCATTCATCCCAGCCTGTGGGCAACAGGTGTGAAATCCGGCCGTTTTTCGTGTTCGCATCCTAATATGCAGGGTATCAGCAAAGACCATGCGGCCGATGATATCGTGCAGATACGTGAGGTGTTCGTTCCGGCCAAGGGTAATGTGTTAACATCGGCAGATTATTCGCAAATTGAGTTACGTATTGCCGCTTCACTGTCACGTGAGCCGGTGTTATGTAATGCTTATAACGCGGGCAATGTGGACGTTCACCGGCAAATGGCATCAGAAATTTATAAGGTGCCCTTGGCCAAGGTCACACCTAATCAGCGTGATATCGCAAAAACGGCGAATTTTTCCATTTTGACGGGTATCAGCGCGTATACGCTATCCGCACGAAATCGCGAAATGTTGCCTACGCAAAAAGACGCACAAGATGTGATTGATCGCTGGTTTGACGCTCTACCGACGTTGACATTGTGGATTGAACACATTAAACGTACGGCCCGCGTTCAAGAACGAATCGACACATACTTTGGCCGTCCGCGTCCGTTCCCCGAAATTCAGCATCCGAATCCAGATTCAGTAATCAAACGTATGAACAGTTTACGGGCCAATGCTTGGGCCGAAGATAAAAGCGATGGTGAATTGGAGGAAATCGCCATTCGTTCACTAACGGCCGGACACGAACGTAAGGCATTGTCACACGTCATCCAAGGAACGGCCGCAGACATCATGAAAATCACCATCGTTAATGTACGGAACCACATCAAGAAGGCCAAGTTGCCGGTTAAGATGTTGTTGACCGTACACGACGAGTTGCTATTCGAACACCCACAGAAAGTTACGAAAGAGTTTCATGCATTACTGCAGGAAGTCATGACCTTCAAACAGCTCGGTTCCGGTTGGGTGCCACTTACTGTTGATATCAACAGTGGCAAAAATTGGGCCGTAGCACACTAA
- a CDS encoding dATP/dGTP diphosphohydrolase domain-containing protein, protein MRARVIYNMKDRTTYQFDVEGDDQRAWLRAGEKELVAVLVERNRVGTTGAIIDTFQTIPEAAGPGQDKQDGIAIRSTLQKVRLDLLPTAPLAMVARVFTFGAYNYGDQNWRGGFAWSRCIGAAKRHIMKWEMGQDADEESNLNHLAHAVANLLFLLEFQLLGLGTDDRVKYDPKLIVELLASFPVDDNR, encoded by the coding sequence ATGCGGGCACGTGTGATTTACAACATGAAAGATCGCACAACGTATCAGTTTGATGTTGAAGGTGATGATCAACGGGCATGGCTGCGGGCCGGTGAGAAGGAATTGGTGGCGGTTTTAGTGGAACGTAATCGTGTAGGAACCACTGGAGCTATTATCGACACCTTCCAAACCATTCCGGAAGCGGCCGGTCCGGGTCAAGACAAGCAAGACGGCATCGCCATTCGGTCAACGTTGCAAAAAGTGCGGTTAGACCTGTTGCCCACAGCACCATTAGCCATGGTCGCACGTGTTTTTACTTTTGGTGCCTATAATTATGGTGACCAAAATTGGCGTGGTGGTTTTGCATGGTCACGTTGTATTGGCGCAGCGAAACGTCATATCATGAAGTGGGAAATGGGACAAGATGCGGATGAAGAATCTAATCTGAATCATTTGGCCCATGCGGTTGCCAATCTTTTGTTCTTACTGGAATTCCAATTGCTGGGATTGGGAACCGATGATCGTGTGAAATACGACCCTAAACTCATCGTGGAATTGCTGGCAAGCTTTCCAGTCGATGACAACCGATAG
- a CDS encoding nucleoside 2-deoxyribosyltransferase translates to MPRIDKRYIYLAGKIKIGHGATSYRAAVAPLLRKHGIFALDPLRGKYGMTSWKSLSDNEVVVRDLQDIERAHVVLAVMMKCEDTSFGTPCEIMYAWERRIPVILITNERYLAEHFWAKSLCSNIFFVDEVAGQTFDEVLMQAITHICAWYGAHIEEEVYDQPTLAQEKPSSVCKHDVNGLCTFGGVNMTCKDNDGTCPERKS, encoded by the coding sequence ATGCCGCGAATCGACAAAAGGTATATCTATCTGGCCGGTAAGATAAAAATCGGCCACGGTGCAACAAGTTATCGTGCGGCTGTTGCTCCGTTGTTGCGCAAGCACGGCATTTTCGCACTTGACCCGCTTCGAGGTAAATACGGCATGACCTCATGGAAATCGTTGTCAGATAATGAGGTTGTTGTGCGCGATTTGCAGGACATTGAACGGGCACACGTCGTGTTGGCCGTCATGATGAAATGCGAAGATACCAGTTTCGGTACGCCGTGTGAGATCATGTATGCATGGGAACGGCGTATTCCCGTCATACTCATCACTAATGAACGTTATCTGGCCGAGCATTTTTGGGCGAAATCGTTGTGTTCCAACATCTTTTTCGTCGATGAAGTGGCCGGTCAGACGTTTGATGAGGTGCTGATGCAAGCGATCACACACATCTGCGCGTGGTATGGTGCTCACATCGAAGAAGAGGTCTATGATCAGCCGACGTTGGCGCAAGAAAAACCGTCGTCGGTGTGTAAACATGATGTCAATGGCTTATGCACGTTTGGTGGGGTGAATATGACGTGCAAAGACAATGACGGCACGTGTCCGGAGCGCAAATCATGA
- a CDS encoding adenylosuccinate synthetase, whose protein sequence is MPLMRTPVDVIFGGQYGSEGKGVIAAFLATDYDVHVRVGAPNAGHSFLGPDRELWKMQTVPCGWVNPKAVLIIGRGGLIDPRIMRAEVEAIARIDSTIYARLYVDAKCGVLDSQFHRQEGGVDGEMHKRIGSTGEGVGPAREARISRDPSRFRLYSDLSIEDPWFAQFQMENTPFVINQLRLNANRVLLEGAQGQGLSLIHGPWPFCTSTDPGPAQLCADVGIPPTELGRVIACMRTFPIRVAGNSGPLPNETTWEAMSQRLGKSIEERTTVTKKIRRVAFWDDNVADMCRIIHRPTDIALTFMDYINPVDAGVNCYNSLSVESQQFITRVEQVMQAHVSFVATGGPKLRVFRRP, encoded by the coding sequence ATGCCCCTAATGCGAACGCCAGTTGACGTTATCTTCGGTGGACAATACGGTAGCGAAGGAAAAGGCGTAATTGCTGCGTTCCTTGCTACCGATTACGACGTACACGTGCGTGTGGGTGCGCCGAATGCGGGCCATTCTTTCCTCGGACCTGATCGGGAACTGTGGAAGATGCAAACTGTGCCGTGCGGCTGGGTAAATCCCAAGGCTGTGTTAATCATCGGCCGTGGTGGATTGATCGACCCCAGAATCATGCGTGCGGAAGTGGAGGCTATTGCCCGTATCGACAGCACCATTTATGCGCGTCTGTACGTCGATGCCAAATGTGGTGTGCTCGATTCGCAATTCCACCGACAGGAAGGTGGCGTGGATGGGGAAATGCACAAGCGTATCGGTTCGACGGGTGAAGGTGTCGGACCCGCACGTGAGGCCCGCATCAGTCGTGACCCCAGCCGCTTCCGTCTGTATTCGGACCTGTCGATCGAAGACCCGTGGTTTGCTCAATTCCAGATGGAAAATACGCCGTTCGTGATCAACCAATTGCGGCTCAATGCCAACCGCGTGCTGCTGGAAGGTGCACAAGGTCAAGGCTTGTCACTCATCCATGGCCCGTGGCCGTTTTGCACCTCGACTGACCCCGGACCGGCTCAATTGTGCGCCGACGTTGGCATTCCACCGACCGAACTCGGACGTGTGATAGCCTGTATGCGTACATTTCCGATTCGTGTGGCTGGGAACAGTGGCCCGTTGCCCAACGAAACGACGTGGGAAGCGATGTCCCAGCGTTTGGGTAAGTCCATCGAAGAGCGAACCACCGTTACCAAGAAGATACGACGTGTGGCTTTCTGGGATGATAATGTTGCCGACATGTGTCGCATTATTCATCGACCGACCGATATCGCCTTGACGTTCATGGATTATATCAACCCGGTCGATGCCGGTGTCAACTGTTATAATTCGCTGTCGGTCGAATCCCAGCAGTTCATCACACGCGTTGAACAAGTGATGCAGGCTCACGTTTCGTTCGTTGCCACTGGTGGACCGAAACTAAGAGTTTTTAGGAGACCCTAA
- a CDS encoding AAA family ATPase, whose amino-acid sequence MDTAIGGATNRNHIVDINDLSISVDAVDTYTTMFRFQQEYKEHVELTGSVRGADRFVVWSDFLWFDIDALDVSDATLNMQTLLRGFKSMGVLEHVVVFFSGSKGYHIGVDAGVFGFEPSQTLPDQMRRTAVQIASLFNIDLLDVKVYNHNRLWRVVDTIHGKTQLRKTALDPSKAINMTVDEIKRAASSGKSRRRPRHIVCDNAESVETLVRLAREASAGVVKKSANWDAPPLSDRRAKLINAGLSYLLEHGVAKGTRDNEALLRASECRKVGIEKNECLAKLNGWNALNHPPLTDDDLQRVVDSAYTGPGYDFGTNHDSLRMARIQGERTMEEINVDKLLNDDQSSDEEEKIVKRPYTLAEILAGGYEPQPLEVVGEWFSWRKRITLVVGREKYSGKSTLCTFEAMAAMKRGLRVMWISPDEPQEDIVYRFVKAGAPTYSTQLFIVGDAMVPSSWKQLAQFVADVRPDLIILDSIHSLFPLLSEKGTVPDSSESAAWQKLVSCLRPLAIAIDAAVVWIHHANKATSLSSGSIGITAGVDIIINVGTSRKDNRRTLQYLGRRVSAKMNCALDYLGEEQGYERVKDWSQEAQHMKDEKSKTEMARDWVTEFIAQHKGDEFTAAESDAAYLAQFNEDPKKGDMMKKARAWACDVGLCRLPKTRRMVDGKPTAFYQILRRDLPTTTNDLLDEADDV is encoded by the coding sequence GTGGACACAGCGATTGGTGGGGCTACCAATCGCAACCATATCGTCGATATCAATGATCTGTCGATATCGGTCGACGCCGTTGACACGTACACGACCATGTTTCGCTTCCAACAGGAGTATAAAGAACATGTCGAGTTGACAGGTAGTGTACGAGGAGCCGACCGGTTTGTCGTGTGGTCCGATTTTCTGTGGTTCGACATTGACGCACTTGATGTGTCGGATGCGACTCTTAACATGCAGACATTGTTGCGTGGATTTAAATCCATGGGCGTGTTGGAGCATGTGGTCGTGTTTTTTTCCGGCAGTAAAGGCTATCACATCGGCGTAGATGCGGGCGTATTCGGCTTTGAGCCGTCACAAACGTTGCCCGATCAGATGCGCCGTACGGCCGTTCAAATCGCATCGTTGTTTAACATCGACTTGCTTGATGTGAAGGTGTACAATCACAACCGTTTATGGCGTGTGGTTGATACCATCCATGGCAAGACGCAATTGCGCAAAACGGCACTCGACCCGTCCAAAGCCATTAATATGACGGTCGACGAGATCAAGCGGGCCGCTTCATCCGGCAAGAGTAGGCGTCGTCCACGTCACATAGTTTGTGACAACGCTGAATCAGTGGAAACGTTAGTGCGACTTGCCCGCGAAGCCAGTGCGGGTGTGGTCAAGAAAAGCGCGAACTGGGACGCACCTCCGCTGTCGGATAGACGCGCAAAGCTGATTAACGCAGGACTTAGTTATTTACTTGAACACGGTGTTGCCAAAGGCACACGTGATAACGAGGCATTGTTACGTGCTTCGGAGTGTCGCAAGGTAGGTATTGAGAAAAATGAGTGTCTGGCCAAATTGAACGGCTGGAATGCGTTGAACCATCCACCGCTTACTGATGATGACTTACAGCGTGTGGTTGATTCGGCGTATACCGGTCCCGGTTACGATTTTGGCACGAACCATGATTCTCTTCGCATGGCCCGCATCCAAGGTGAGCGGACGATGGAAGAAATCAATGTAGATAAACTGTTGAATGACGATCAATCATCCGATGAGGAAGAAAAGATCGTTAAACGTCCTTATACGCTTGCCGAAATTCTGGCCGGTGGATACGAGCCACAGCCACTGGAAGTGGTGGGTGAGTGGTTTTCATGGCGTAAACGCATCACACTGGTGGTGGGCCGCGAAAAGTACAGTGGCAAATCGACGCTGTGTACTTTCGAGGCCATGGCCGCAATGAAACGCGGCTTACGTGTGATGTGGATTTCGCCTGATGAGCCACAAGAGGACATCGTTTATCGGTTCGTTAAGGCCGGTGCTCCAACTTATTCCACCCAGCTATTCATCGTGGGTGATGCCATGGTGCCGAGCAGTTGGAAACAGTTGGCGCAGTTCGTTGCCGACGTACGACCCGATCTCATCATTCTTGATTCGATTCACTCATTGTTTCCCCTATTAAGTGAAAAAGGAACGGTGCCAGATAGCTCGGAAAGTGCGGCTTGGCAAAAATTGGTGTCGTGTTTGCGCCCGTTGGCCATCGCCATTGATGCGGCCGTCGTGTGGATTCACCATGCCAATAAAGCGACAAGTCTATCATCTGGGTCAATCGGCATTACGGCCGGTGTAGACATCATCATTAACGTCGGCACCAGTCGCAAAGACAATCGTCGCACGTTGCAATATTTAGGTCGTCGTGTCAGTGCGAAAATGAACTGCGCTTTAGATTACCTTGGTGAAGAACAAGGTTACGAACGCGTTAAAGATTGGAGTCAGGAGGCTCAACATATGAAAGATGAAAAGTCCAAAACGGAAATGGCGCGGGATTGGGTTACGGAATTCATTGCCCAACACAAAGGTGATGAATTCACCGCAGCCGAAAGTGATGCGGCTTACTTGGCACAGTTTAACGAAGACCCCAAGAAAGGTGACATGATGAAAAAGGCACGCGCTTGGGCGTGTGATGTGGGTTTATGTCGTCTACCTAAAACGCGTCGCATGGTGGATGGTAAGCCCACGGCTTTTTATCAAATACTGCGACGTGATCTACCTACCACTACCAACGATCTTCTCGATGAGGCCGATGATGTTTAA